The Pseudobdellovibrionaceae bacterium genome contains a region encoding:
- a CDS encoding DUF389 domain-containing protein, whose product MNMTEKELDDEKMRSPIDGLRITFRRLRLLLNLRGDTDEKGTVESIRENVDFKSANAWTLVFAIFIASVGLDTNSTAVIIGAMLISPLMGPIIGMGLGLGVNDPVLVRRAARNLAFAVGISIVTSTIYFLISPLSLAQSELLARTRPTFFDVMIAFFGGAAGIVAQSRQTKGNAIPGVAIATALMPPLCTAGFGIASGQLGYVLGALYLFLINSVFICIATFLFVRYLKFARVSYQNPVQQKRIQRWVAIVAILVILPSLLLAWQLQRETIFTNRAAQFIEREMKFPRTFVVDREIAYNWTKPILNVGLIGDTLSPAQIDTLKAKMGSYDLPADALTLRQSSLEEDVERRLNEKLRSQDTAAQQAESKLSQLEVRLRAHELNRELGGKITSEIKGLFPQVAEILVLGGSQEGERRLWVLWQKPPGTEERKRFDDFLKARTDAPNALVEHTVAVVDPPPPAARKRRSK is encoded by the coding sequence ATGAACATGACGGAAAAGGAACTCGACGACGAAAAAATGCGGAGTCCCATCGACGGGCTACGAATCACGTTCCGACGCCTACGCCTTCTGTTGAATCTGCGGGGCGATACCGACGAAAAGGGAACCGTCGAAAGCATTCGCGAAAACGTGGATTTCAAAAGCGCGAACGCCTGGACCCTCGTGTTCGCGATCTTCATCGCCTCGGTCGGTCTCGACACCAATTCCACGGCCGTGATCATCGGCGCGATGTTGATCTCGCCCCTGATGGGCCCCATCATCGGCATGGGCCTCGGACTCGGCGTCAACGATCCGGTTTTGGTTCGGCGCGCGGCCCGCAATCTGGCTTTCGCCGTCGGCATCAGTATCGTCACTTCGACGATTTATTTTCTGATCTCGCCCCTTTCCCTCGCGCAAAGTGAGCTGCTCGCGAGAACTCGCCCCACTTTCTTCGACGTCATGATCGCGTTTTTCGGCGGCGCCGCCGGCATCGTGGCCCAATCCCGACAGACCAAAGGCAACGCCATCCCCGGAGTCGCCATCGCGACGGCCCTGATGCCCCCACTCTGCACCGCGGGCTTCGGCATCGCCAGCGGACAGCTCGGTTACGTTTTGGGAGCCCTTTACCTGTTTCTGATCAACTCGGTCTTCATCTGTATCGCGACTTTTCTGTTCGTGCGCTATTTGAAATTCGCGAGGGTCAGCTACCAAAACCCCGTGCAACAAAAACGCATCCAGCGCTGGGTCGCGATCGTCGCCATCCTGGTCATTCTTCCGTCCCTTCTGCTCGCGTGGCAACTGCAACGCGAGACGATTTTCACGAATCGGGCCGCGCAGTTCATCGAACGCGAAATGAAATTCCCCCGCACGTTCGTCGTCGACCGCGAAATCGCCTACAACTGGACCAAACCCATCCTAAATGTCGGGTTGATCGGCGACACCCTGTCCCCCGCGCAAATTGATACTCTCAAGGCGAAGATGGGGAGCTATGACTTGCCGGCCGACGCCCTCACGCTCCGCCAATCTTCACTCGAAGAGGACGTCGAGCGCCGCCTGAACGAAAAGCTACGTTCCCAAGATACCGCCGCCCAGCAAGCGGAATCCAAGCTGTCGCAACTCGAAGTCCGGCTGCGCGCGCACGAACTCAATCGTGAGCTGGGCGGCAAGATCACGAGCGAAATCAAAGGCCTTTTCCCGCAGGTGGCCGAAATTTTGGTTTTGGGAGGCAGCCAAGAGGGCGAACGAAGGCTTTGGGTTCTCTGGCAAAAGCCTCCCGGGACGGAAGAACGAAAACGTTTCGACGATTTTCTGAAAGCCCGCACCGACGCGCCGAACGCCCTTGTCGAACATACCGTCGCGGTCGTCGATCCCCCACCTCCCGCCGCGCGCAAACGTCGTTCGAAATGA
- a CDS encoding pirin family protein — MSQAAKIKQKFALDFQWRTQEPFLFCVHHNDLYPKGEKNFGPDPKLLAGRDMGQDFEGKDGFRMYHGEVVPGFPVHPHRGFETITIVRRGYVDHADSLGAAGRYGEGDVQWMTAGGGVQHSEMFPLLSAERDNTMELFQIWLNLPRRSKMVAPHFAMFWSEKIPKLEKDGVDVRVIAGAFEGLSPLAPPPDSWAADPANEVSILLVKMRKDARLTLPAARGTVNRTLYVFEGEGLKIAGDNVNTRTGVIVDGGEIAIESTSEGSEFLLLQAKPIGEPMVQHGPFVMNSREEIVQAFQDYQRTQFGGWPWPRYDMVHGTGFERFAKFPDGRIEKPEKSDRSG, encoded by the coding sequence ATGAGTCAAGCAGCCAAGATCAAACAGAAGTTCGCGTTGGATTTTCAGTGGCGCACCCAAGAGCCCTTTCTGTTTTGCGTTCACCACAATGACCTTTACCCGAAAGGCGAGAAGAACTTTGGCCCCGACCCGAAGTTACTTGCGGGTCGGGACATGGGCCAAGATTTCGAAGGCAAAGACGGCTTCCGGATGTACCACGGTGAAGTCGTTCCCGGTTTCCCCGTGCATCCGCATCGGGGGTTTGAGACGATCACGATCGTGCGTCGCGGATACGTTGACCACGCGGATTCATTGGGCGCGGCCGGACGTTACGGCGAAGGTGACGTGCAGTGGATGACGGCGGGCGGGGGCGTGCAGCACTCTGAGATGTTCCCGCTTTTGAGTGCCGAGCGCGACAACACGATGGAGCTTTTCCAGATCTGGTTGAATCTGCCCCGTCGCTCGAAAATGGTGGCGCCACATTTTGCGATGTTCTGGTCCGAGAAAATTCCGAAGCTCGAAAAAGACGGCGTGGACGTGCGCGTGATCGCGGGCGCGTTCGAAGGGCTTTCGCCGCTCGCGCCACCGCCGGACAGTTGGGCCGCGGACCCCGCCAATGAGGTGTCGATCCTGCTCGTGAAAATGCGCAAAGATGCGCGCCTGACCTTGCCGGCGGCGCGGGGCACGGTGAACCGCACGCTTTATGTTTTCGAGGGTGAAGGGCTGAAAATCGCGGGCGACAACGTCAACACGCGCACGGGCGTGATCGTGGACGGCGGCGAGATCGCGATCGAGTCCACGAGTGAAGGCAGCGAGTTTCTGCTGCTTCAGGCGAAACCCATCGGCGAGCCGATGGTGCAGCACGGTCCTTTCGTGATGAATTCGCGCGAAGAGATCGTCCAGGCTTTCCAAGACTACCAGCGCACCCAATTCGGTGGTTGGCCGTGGCCGCGTTACGATATGGTGCACGGCACGGGCTTCGAACGTTTCGCGAAGTTCCCCGACGGCCGCATCGAAAAACCCGAGAAATCCGATCGTTCGGGGTAA
- a CDS encoding DUF389 domain-containing protein, whose translation MKSAPVNPLEVEGGFWGALDRTLTRLRELLHLRADTDEAGTIETIRRNATFHSANAWTLACAILIACIGLDTNNTMAVFGAMLISPLMGPVVGVGLGLGIEDSALLKRAIRNLLFAVGIALTVSLLYFLISPLAIARSEILSYTRPTFFDVLVAIFGGATGIVAQSRRSKGTSIAGVAMATVMMPPLCTTGFALATLQPELALGAFYLFLINSVFICLSTFTFVRYLKFERIGSPDQELRRLTRKRMAILALIVMTPSLVLAWRLQQETQFIGRAREFVNKDIRFAHSFVVDHEIVYHWYRPRISVTLIGEPLLAAETETLRARLVARGLPATALELHETELDTTLERQLQDRLRSRDAAERIRETRISQLESRLSREEERRSLGEKISAEMKNFFPEVSKVILHEDATQGIWVIWEKSPASAARVGLESYARARSGWTDAPIQHAEHTP comes from the coding sequence ATGAAGTCCGCACCGGTGAATCCACTCGAAGTCGAGGGCGGTTTCTGGGGCGCGCTGGATCGCACCCTGACCCGTCTGCGCGAACTCCTTCATCTGCGGGCGGACACCGACGAAGCCGGAACGATCGAGACCATCCGTCGCAATGCCACCTTTCACAGCGCGAACGCTTGGACGCTGGCTTGCGCGATCCTCATCGCCTGCATCGGCCTGGACACGAACAATACGATGGCGGTCTTCGGCGCGATGCTGATCTCTCCATTGATGGGGCCCGTCGTCGGAGTGGGGCTTGGCCTCGGGATCGAAGACTCCGCGCTCCTGAAGCGGGCCATCCGAAATTTGCTTTTCGCGGTCGGCATCGCCCTGACGGTCTCGCTCCTGTACTTTCTGATTTCCCCTCTCGCCATCGCCCGATCCGAGATTTTGTCCTATACGCGCCCGACCTTCTTTGACGTGCTGGTCGCGATCTTCGGTGGGGCCACCGGCATCGTCGCCCAATCGCGGCGCTCCAAAGGCACGTCCATCGCTGGCGTCGCCATGGCCACGGTCATGATGCCTCCACTTTGCACGACCGGCTTCGCCTTGGCGACCCTGCAGCCGGAGCTCGCGCTCGGCGCGTTTTATCTTTTTCTCATCAATTCGGTGTTTATCTGCCTTTCGACCTTCACTTTCGTCCGCTATTTGAAGTTCGAGCGCATCGGATCCCCGGACCAGGAGTTACGCCGATTGACCCGTAAACGGATGGCGATTCTGGCGTTGATCGTTATGACCCCTTCACTCGTCTTAGCTTGGCGTTTGCAACAAGAGACCCAGTTCATTGGCCGCGCGCGCGAATTCGTCAACAAGGACATTCGGTTCGCGCATAGCTTCGTGGTGGATCACGAAATCGTCTACCACTGGTACCGTCCGCGCATTTCGGTCACGCTGATCGGCGAACCTCTTCTCGCTGCGGAAACGGAAACCTTGCGCGCGCGGCTCGTCGCGCGCGGGTTGCCCGCGACGGCGTTGGAGCTTCACGAAACAGAGCTCGACACGACTTTGGAGAGACAGCTACAAGATCGTCTACGCTCCCGTGACGCCGCCGAGCGAATCCGCGAGACACGAATTTCCCAATTGGAATCACGATTGAGCCGCGAGGAAGAGCGGCGCTCGCTCGGAGAGAAAATTTCCGCCGAGATGAAAAACTTTTTCCCCGAGGTCTCGAAGGTCATCCTTCACGAAGACGCGACCCAAGGGATCTGGGTGATCTGGGAAAAATCCCCGGCATCCGCCGCGCGCGTAGGACTCGAATCCTACGCGCGGGCGCGCTCGGGATGGACGGATGCGCCCATTCAGCATGCCGAGCACACCCCTTAA
- a CDS encoding VOC family protein — translation MISGYVDFYYNVQDMKRAVTFYKEALQMEVSHTHEFWTEMRVGNLRLGLHWTEGSSVPKTPRNDHGQECGGTLTLHSTDVRGDRDRIHKSGGKILGEAEQPWGHMLVFEDPDGNVLKLMKPANA, via the coding sequence ATGATTTCTGGATACGTGGACTTCTACTACAACGTTCAAGACATGAAACGGGCGGTCACTTTCTACAAGGAAGCCCTCCAAATGGAAGTCTCACATACGCATGAGTTCTGGACCGAAATGCGCGTGGGAAATTTGCGTCTGGGCCTTCACTGGACGGAGGGCAGCAGCGTTCCGAAAACTCCGCGCAACGACCACGGACAAGAATGTGGCGGCACCCTGACTTTGCATTCAACCGATGTCCGCGGCGATCGGGACCGCATCCACAAATCCGGCGGTAAAATTCTGGGCGAGGCCGAACAGCCGTGGGGGCACATGCTGGTCTTCGAAGATCCGGACGGGAATGTTTTGAAGCTGATGAAGCCCGCGAACGCGTAA
- a CDS encoding Gfo/Idh/MocA family oxidoreductase, whose product MKTKTRPTPRTPSRKKIRYAVVGLGHIAQTAMIPAFKHARKNSELTALVSEDPAKLKFWGRRLKVKALYEMERFEALCQSGEIDAVYIATPNTDHLRFIEIALKHHIHVLTEKPMVATVEEARRLRPILARSRAQLMVAYRLHFDRPNLTAAQIANSGKLGDLRLFTSTFTMQVEDPENIRLQAAKAGGPLFDIGIYCINAARSIFRDEPLSVFAVNESIKGDLRFRDVPEMVAVTMRFPKNRVATFTCSFGAAALAHYEVVGTKGWLCLDSSYEYAEGMQLEVGIGDRTTRREFKKRDQFAPELVYFSDCILKRRRVEPSFEEGYNDLLVIEALLKSARTGRPVELRARTKTARPTLRQEMRRPPTPKPRRENMIHITTPHN is encoded by the coding sequence ATGAAAACAAAAACAAGACCTACACCACGCACCCCGTCCCGAAAAAAGATCCGCTACGCCGTTGTCGGCCTGGGGCATATCGCCCAGACCGCGATGATCCCCGCCTTCAAACATGCCCGCAAAAACTCCGAACTGACGGCCCTCGTCTCGGAAGATCCGGCCAAATTGAAGTTCTGGGGACGGCGACTGAAGGTCAAAGCCCTTTACGAGATGGAGCGCTTCGAAGCCCTTTGCCAAAGTGGCGAGATCGACGCCGTCTACATCGCGACGCCGAACACGGATCACCTGCGCTTCATCGAGATCGCACTCAAACATCACATCCACGTCTTGACGGAAAAACCGATGGTCGCGACCGTCGAAGAAGCGCGACGACTTCGCCCGATCCTGGCCCGCAGCCGCGCGCAACTCATGGTGGCCTACCGGCTGCATTTCGATCGTCCGAATTTAACCGCCGCGCAAATCGCGAATTCCGGCAAGCTCGGCGATTTGCGGCTTTTCACCTCGACCTTCACGATGCAGGTGGAAGATCCCGAGAACATCCGCCTGCAAGCGGCGAAAGCCGGGGGACCTCTTTTCGATATCGGCATCTATTGCATCAACGCCGCCCGCTCGATTTTTCGCGACGAACCCCTTTCGGTTTTCGCGGTGAACGAATCCATCAAAGGCGACCTCCGTTTCCGTGACGTTCCCGAAATGGTCGCGGTCACGATGCGCTTTCCGAAAAATCGCGTCGCGACCTTCACCTGCAGTTTCGGCGCGGCGGCCCTCGCCCACTACGAGGTGGTCGGCACGAAAGGTTGGCTCTGCTTGGACTCCAGCTACGAATACGCCGAGGGCATGCAGCTGGAGGTCGGCATTGGCGACCGCACGACCCGCCGGGAATTTAAGAAGCGCGATCAGTTCGCGCCCGAACTCGTTTATTTCTCGGATTGCATTTTGAAACGCCGCCGGGTCGAGCCCTCTTTCGAAGAAGGGTACAACGACTTGTTGGTCATCGAGGCCTTGCTCAAGTCGGCCCGCACGGGTCGGCCCGTCGAATTGCGGGCGCGGACGAAAACCGCGCGACCGACCTTACGCCAAGAAATGCGTCGACCGCCGACGCCCAAACCCCGGCGCGAGAACATGATTCATATTACGACCCCCCATAACTGA
- a CDS encoding alpha/beta hydrolase: MKCKLQDGTTLYYKDQGRGQPVILIHGWPLNADMFEYQTTALLARGHRVIAYDRRGFGRSSQPTGGYDFDTFADDLRQLIDHLKVDKASLVGFSMGGGEIARYLGNFGADKVSKVALVSAVTPGLLKTPNHPDGVDAKVFDDIQSGLKEDRPHFLAGFAKDFYGVGMMSSPVSNEILQWTAFMAYQANPKATLDCVTAFGKTDFRGDLKAFTVPTLIIHGALDKTVPIDASARAAAKLLPKARLVEYKDAPHGLFITHKNQLNEDLMMFLG, from the coding sequence ATGAAATGCAAACTGCAAGACGGCACCACGCTCTACTACAAAGACCAGGGCCGTGGCCAACCGGTCATCCTGATTCACGGCTGGCCCTTGAATGCGGACATGTTCGAGTACCAAACGACGGCGCTTCTGGCGCGCGGTCATCGCGTGATCGCTTATGACCGGCGCGGTTTCGGCCGCTCGTCACAGCCGACGGGCGGTTACGACTTCGACACGTTCGCGGATGACTTGCGCCAATTGATCGACCACCTCAAGGTGGACAAGGCTTCGCTCGTCGGATTTTCGATGGGTGGCGGCGAGATCGCGCGTTACCTTGGCAATTTCGGCGCGGACAAAGTCAGCAAGGTCGCGTTGGTCAGCGCCGTCACGCCGGGTCTGCTGAAGACGCCGAATCACCCGGACGGGGTCGACGCCAAAGTTTTTGATGACATCCAAAGTGGACTCAAAGAGGACCGCCCCCATTTTCTGGCGGGCTTCGCGAAGGATTTTTACGGCGTCGGAATGATGAGCTCGCCGGTTTCGAACGAAATTCTGCAGTGGACCGCGTTCATGGCGTACCAGGCGAACCCGAAAGCGACGCTCGATTGCGTGACCGCATTCGGCAAAACGGATTTTCGCGGGGACTTGAAAGCGTTCACCGTACCGACACTGATCATTCACGGCGCGCTGGATAAAACGGTCCCGATCGACGCGTCCGCGAGGGCGGCGGCGAAGCTTTTGCCCAAGGCGCGTTTGGTCGAGTACAAAGACGCGCCTCACGGGCTTTTCATCACGCACAAGAATCAACTCAACGAAGATCTGATGATGTTCTTGGGCTGA
- a CDS encoding DUF4383 domain-containing protein, translating into MHPQRFALFGGILMLVIGAVALIPALVGSNASLPPLMNETSYGLFLGFFPMNVFNKIALITFGIAGIVASQMKGTELPSSIRYSRIVFFVFGALAVLGLIPATNTLFGYWPLFGGEILAHAAFALVGAYYGYALSSKVPKVTRGGPEDYRSPAHGVR; encoded by the coding sequence ATGCATCCGCAACGTTTCGCATTGTTCGGTGGGATTTTGATGCTCGTGATCGGCGCCGTCGCGTTGATTCCGGCATTGGTCGGCTCTAACGCAAGTTTACCGCCACTCATGAACGAGACCAGCTACGGTTTGTTCTTGGGATTTTTCCCGATGAACGTCTTCAATAAGATCGCGCTGATCACGTTCGGGATCGCCGGCATCGTCGCTTCGCAAATGAAGGGGACAGAGTTGCCGTCGTCGATCCGGTACTCACGGATCGTCTTCTTCGTTTTCGGGGCGCTGGCCGTCTTGGGTCTGATTCCCGCGACGAACACGCTGTTCGGCTACTGGCCGCTTTTCGGTGGCGAAATTCTGGCGCACGCCGCATTTGCGCTGGTTGGAGCGTATTACGGTTACGCGCTCAGTTCGAAAGTTCCCAAGGTCACTCGCGGTGGTCCCGAAGACTACCGCAGCCCCGCACACGGCGTTCGTTAA